The following proteins are encoded in a genomic region of Silene latifolia isolate original U9 population unplaced genomic scaffold, ASM4854445v1 scaffold_79, whole genome shotgun sequence:
- the LOC141640425 gene encoding uncharacterized protein LOC141640425 produces the protein MMFLHQKWKAQWIHQGDLNTEFFHKNIKKRNEQNAAETDTNDLISENQEVFVAGRNIVHNIMIRQDIFRKYNCNVRKSSPPKCLMKIDLTKPCDTIKWSFIQDMRSKPNFPTKFTQWMMEVITNYKSVFLILRAFATFRDPRDLSKPNIYTSNVVQSELQRLLQISGFQLEGYDFSICRSINFCQETLINWIYTIQERFSAVKLDDALYADGNSLLLVDYGNKSAKSLRL, from the exons ATGATGTTCCTCCACCAGAAATGGAAAGCTCAATGGATTCATCAAGGCGATTTAAACACTGAGTTCTTTCATAAGAATATTAAGAAGAGAAATGAGCAGAATGCG GCTGAAACTGATACTAATGACTTAATCTCTGAAAATCAAGAGGTGTTTGTTGCAGGGAGGAATATAGTACATAACATTATGATACGTCAAGACATTTTCAGGAAGTATAACTGTAACGTCCGTAAGAGTTCTCCCCCAAAGTGCTTAATGAAGATTGATCTTACGAAGCCTTGTGACACGATTAAATGGAGCTTCATTCAAGACATGCGATCTAAGCCTAATTTTCCTACCAAGTTTACGCAATGGATGATGG AGGTGATTACAAATTACAAGTCTGTGTTTCTCATACTTAGAGCATTTGCCACATTCCGAGATCCTCGGGACTTGTCAAAACCAAACATTTATACCAGTAATGTAGTGCAGTCTGAGTTACAAAGATTACTACAAATATCAGGATTTCAGCTGGAGGGCTATGACTTTTCGATATGTAGGAGTATCAATTTCTGCCAAGAAACCTTAATAAACTGGATT TATACAATACAAGAAAGGTTTTCAGCAGTGAAGTTAGATGATGCGCTCTATGCTGATGGCAATTCGCTCTTACTG GTTGATTATGGAAACAAATCTGCAAAATCACTCCGCCTGTGA